The Phyllopteryx taeniolatus isolate TA_2022b chromosome 19, UOR_Ptae_1.2, whole genome shotgun sequence genome includes the window ATTTGGAATGGTTGGAATTGGTTGCAAAACGGGGAAGAAGGAAGTAATTAAGTAAAATGTCAGCATCAATTGAGGAATGTCATTATGGGAAATGTGGCATAGTGACAAATGGGGGAATttcacaaatgtgaaaaatgttttcccagATGTATTGAATGAGATCAACAGTTTGAATTTGGAATGTGAGGAATATTTGTGCATGTTAGGAagagtgaattattattattttttttttaatggagtgAGAAACTGTAAAAAAAGTGGGGACAATAAAACGAATATTGATTTTGGTGCAGACTAACAGCATTcacacaacaaaagaaaatgtcagaatAGTTTACCTCTGGATGGACTTTTCCTGCTGTGCATACTTGTACTGGACACACTTCTCAAAGACCAACATGCAGTCCTCCTGCTCCGAGGGGAGTCCATTGACGGGTGGGCTTCCTTTCCTCCCGCGTTCTCGCTCAACTTCGGGAAGCTGACACGCCATCAGCTCCGACTCCAGCTCGTCCAGCAGAGACTCCTGCGACAGGGACCGCTGGATCTGGGAGATCAGCTTCCGGCTGCATTCCGTGTCATACAGGCTGGACGTGGAAGCGGAGGGTTGGGGGCTGGAGGCGAGCGAGGAGCTGACGGTGTCCGACGTGGGGGTGGAGGGGCCGTTTGAGATGCCGGACGTAGTGGTCGTGGAGTCAGGGGGTGAGTTTTTGCAAGTGCTGTGCATTGATGGGGATGATGGACTCTGGGATAATCCATCGTGGCTGAGCGGCGACGGCTCCTTGCTGACGGATGACTCCTCGTCGCTGTTCGGAGAATCTTTGTGAAAAGTCAGCAAAGGGTCAACAGAGGGCAGGCTTTCAACGGCATCacctgaggccaccaaacagcCTTCATTTAAAAGAGCCGGCTTGTTCTCTTCggttgaacatgtaatactatCACAGTTGTCATCAGAGGCAGGCCCACCCACTCCTTCTTGTTCCTCCATCTTTGTCTTTGAAAAACTATCTGTTGTAGTTATGATGAAGTCCCCTTTTGTCTGCACAAATTCTTCTGCTGTGCAATCATCCGACGTGGGTTCTTGTTTTTCGACTTCACGTGTGCAGTTCTGGAGTTGCGTCATCTGTGGGAATTCACCTGTCAACTCCACGTCAGACCCCTTCATCTCGTGCGCACCCGAGGCTGCATCGGTTTGTTCCATGGCGCCTTCTATGCATCACTTCTGTCACATCGGGGAGGAAAAACACAATGGAAGGGTGCCAAATATTGTTTCAGGCTATTTATTCAAACTAAAATACCTACAATAAACCTATGCTACTTTGCTTGGCTGGATTGTGAACAGAATCCCAGGAATATTCATTGTAAAGGGTGCCCacaaagttcaattcaaaataaatatttaaagaaCAATTCATGATCAGATTTGTTCTCTGTACTCAGTGGTTTATCATCAAACTTTGCAGTCCGGTGGATTGGAAGGGATGGCCCAAGAGTGTTGTCACCTCATTCAACAGATTTCACTTGCCGTGACTTCTCTCTATAGGGTTATATTCACGTGATCATGTATTGAACAAATACATGGGACATCAACGACCGAAAGCAAAAGATCACTGCCGATACCATTGCCACCATTGATGAGACTATGCGGCAGTGATCAAGCCATCTTACATTGATTGATAATGCCTGTACTTATGCGTTTATGtcttaatgtatattttgttacaGTGGCTTGTTTGCTGTAGTACTCAGTAACATATCTGAAGACGATGAATCTGATTCTGTAATTGAGTACCGTCTTGATGTGTTTCATCTACTACTACTGTTGCCCATATACAGGaggcaaaagaaaacaaacaaacaaaaaaacagttataCATTTCTCATTTTCTGTGTCTTATCACACACCTTGTAGGTGTTAAATGCATTATGAAAATGTTTCAGTTGTCTTTACTTTAACGTTTGAATTAAGCCAGCTAAGCGCCAATGGGCGTGGATGCTCTTTTTTGACAGGTGTCAGCTGTCACGATAATAAGCCACATCATCGGCTTTTAAGCTCTTGTTAAAACAAATCGTTTGGGTGCAGCTGCGCCGTGTGGATTTCACACCACGTCGTGCTTCTCGACACGCGTTTCGTTTTCATTTCTAACCATTTAAAGCGAGCTAAAGCCTACTATGCAGATGTTAGCACGCAAGGTTATTAGCTTGCTCGCAGCACGTTGAGCTCCGACTCAGCCGTAAATGAACGCCAAATAACACAACAACATATGGCAAAAGATAAATAAACGACGAGAAGACATTAGTCTTGCTGACTAGTTTCACTTGAAGCGATAATGAACGCATTAAGCTAGCATACGTGCTATTAACGACTGTTGTTTCCGTAAAGGGAACACGCATTGGAATAGAAATGCGTTTATATTCACCCACCGAGCGTGGTAAGTCCATGAGTAGCACGATTTTTTCAGGCAGCTTGggttataaaaaaacaaaaacctgtgAACTTTTATCCGtgggtctgtctgtctgtctgtcctgcCAGCTGATCGGCCCAACAAGTCGTTTTTCATGACACATCAACAAATATGGCCACTGCAGGGGGGAGGGACAGTGGTGTGAAGGACGGACACGTAAACCAATGAAAGTTAACTCTCTATGTGACGTCATTACGTACTTCGCAGATTACTTCCGGCCCCTCCTTGTCTTCTAATGTCAAGTGTGGAAAACGTTTGTGCTTCAAGACccacatttgattttaagtcaaaaaaaaaaaagacatggaaaacgtttttaaaaacactACAAAATGCCCCTGTTTACAGTTAATGTGATCATAATTGAaccaattatttgataaaatgaataatttgtGTTTACTGTGATagtaaaaattataaaaaatatatagaataaaaataaataagcatAAATacgatataaaaaatatttattaaatgtaaaaatacaataatacagtGACGTGCagtgaggttcatgattggtgaggcactgaaTCAGTCACGTGACATCTGGAGCTCTTTTaaaactcaactcaacactgccaccGTTGTGCCACCGTACATACCAGAttccactgtgcacttttagtggcttttctggtcgattAGAAAGACTAAATACCTTCAccttcattaaatatattagacagtctgttaaacgtcagtaagtacacgtgtgataaaacgtatattattggtgatgtaatgaggaaacaccaatgtctcttgggtgaagccacggaccaatcacagcctgcctgaatggatgtgtgcgtggtctcttgaagcgTCATGGGAGCGATGCGTATGTGACTTGTAAATGCGCTTcgtatgcatttgaacagggaatATGAAAATTctgctattttaatgatgacatttttggattgaaaaagaaaatcaatgtaaagcacgGACCATAGACCTAAAATgcaacaatttaatgtaatcataaggTTTGTgttactattcacatgcagtagaaaggaaagaccaccagggggcagggGGCAGTGcggctctgcctcacttgccttccctgaccgcacgtcactgAGGGTAGCTCACAAACAGAAGGTGaaacaaaatgaactttttgACCAATCAGCGGCTTGTGCTTAGtgagccaccccccccccccccccccccccccccaaccacacGTGCGCTCAGGTAAAAGTCAAACTTGGACATATTAAGACCATTAGTTGAAAATTGTGAGTTATATTCAATTATTACTATTTTCAAACGATATATGGTTGCATATTGTGTCGATACACTGTGTTAATTGTGTTATATCATCAAATGCAAAGTTAGCAATTAGTAACCAATCGACAAGCTAACGCTGCTAATTTTGCTTTGTCATTGCCAGGATAAAACTAGCGCTAATCTCATTAGCAAGTTGCTCATCACTTAAGTCTTAAATGTtgtatttatgcatttatttagtAACTATAGACCCTCCGTTTTTGCCATGAACAACCCATTTCCCCTGAGCTCGGTGCGGCCTAACCTGCCCTTGCGGAAACCGTCGTCCAGCCCGGTCCTGTGTCCGTTTCCTAACCTCGTCATGCCGGCTGATAGCCCCGCGAGGCCGGCCGCGTTGTCACCTGGAGCCGGTAAACAACCTTCAAGCCTTCATTTGATTCACATTCAACCAAATGCCATGACTTCAGTTCAATTTTCCTATTTTGCAGGGCCAATATCGCCACCAGCAAGTGGGGAGAAACCAGCTGTATGTAATACATATTATGCACTTTAAACAATTGACTCCGCAGTGCTGTCCGTCTGTCAATGCCTAAAAGAAAGTTATTTATTCCTCTATATAGGCACTTGGGGCCGTGCCATCACCTGTGTATCTCTGCCACTTTTGTGGTCAGCAAGGTAATTTTGCCAAATCAGCGTGACGTTTATACAGGGTGGgctaaaacttttattttttttattatttttttttatgtaccttGAATAATGGCAAGTAATTTGAGTGAAGAACAGAAAGTGGATTTTAACGCAGTAACAGGTAACAACGAAAGGCAGAAAAGTAATTTGGAAGCAAAGATATAAGGATGCATGGGTTTAAGACAGGTGCGATGGAAGAAAGTAAGGCAAAAAAAGTAGGTTTAAGTGAAGGAAGGAGGAATAAAAAATGGGTCTAATGGAAGAACAGGagggaaaataaaatggcaaGTAAAAAGCAGGACTCAGAGGAAAGATGGTAGGAACAAAGAAAGGAAGGCAGAAAGGTTGCCTTCAGGAAATGTAGGACAGAAGTCAAGAtgcaataattttttggggattAATTGGATTCTTTGAATGTGCGAGTGATGtacaaacagcaacaaaacagACAAGATTAAcattaaatagaaataaaattatatatgtgAAAAGGAGTTGAAAGAtttaaaaacctaaaaaaaataaaggttaaaaagcAACTGAAAGAGATCAAAAAGGAAaaggtgaaaagaaaaaaacactgtaaatatagcaaaattgaatgaaaatgaaagtgtgcctacttttggcccaccctGTTACTTGATCAGTACATAAAATGTTCAAGTGTAATATTATGTTCATCTGCCAGGGAATTTGCGGTGTACGCGTTGCAAGAAGGCAACATACTGCTCAGTGACGTGCCAGTCGGAAGACTGGAAGGGGCACAGACAGATGTGCGTGCCTGCCAATCCGGAGCCTGCAAAGTAAGCCAACTTAAGCTGTAAACATACGATTTCATAACACTAAAAGGTTCTTCACTTGAATAAAATTTTGAAGGGAGAAGCCGAACCAGACCGCTGCCTTGCTAACATTGttgaagaacaacaacattctGAATTCAAAGGTAATTAGAGGTCTGGCCTTCCACATTTATCCATCACACAGTCAGACAAATACTGATCTTGTTTACTTACTGATGGCGCTCTCTCCTTGACATGAAGCAAAAAGATGCAATGGAACCCCCGCGGGTGTATTTGAAGGACTTGCATCCCATTAATATTAATAAGGGAACAGATATTCAGGTACATACACCAAAATGCCAAGAATTAtaatttgtgtgcatgttaaGTATTGGTTGTTTGGGGATTTTAGGCATCTGTTGTTGAGTTCTACAACCCTGGGAGATTTTTCCTCCTTGTCCAAAGCCCCGAGCTTTTGGAGATTCTGCAGAGCATCAGCAGCCAGCTCCAGAAGTCCCCCAGCTGTCCCTCTTCACCCCCTTATGTCCCCCGTGTTGGAGAGGTCTGCACAGCCCAGTTCTCTGGCGATCTGGTAAGTGGAGAACACTCGCAGAGTAACATGAGTGTTTGCTCTAATGCACATCCTTTTGCTTCTGTTTTGTCGTGGTTAGATTTGGTACCGAGGCCTGGTCCAGAAGTTGGCGGCTGACAAAAGGACTGCGCGCATGCTTTATATCGACTACGGAAATGAGGAAGACGTTCCCATGGACAGGATCAGGCCCCTGCCTGCTGACCTTGAGCCGTTTCATCCTTGTGTtagtacacacaaaaaaaagtactacAGTAAAACTTCCGCAATTCGCAGCGGCTAGGCACCAAATCCTGCCAGGAATAGTGCAAAAACTGCAAGTAACTGgagtaataaatatttttttataattgcttATAGAAATAGTTTAAACCACAAACCCATTCACTGACAGCGGTTTTCAAAGCTTTAGTTCCCCATATTGCAAGCTATttaagagcattttgactgatctttcaaaacccacaaaatattGTTCTGTGACAAAAGTACTGAGcctaccaaaagaaaaagtacaCATTATTATAAACTATAATAATGCTAATtaggtgaaattggatcatttagATGGTCAGATAGACACCTCATTCGTCCCGTGAGGGGAAATCTGCACAgcagttgggaatcactgcaataCTGGTGTAATGGTACATGTAGTCCTGATTACATAGTCAACTTGGGAGCATCACTAGCTTTGTTTCGGCAGATTTTGTTATGCAGCTCCTCTGTGTGCGCAGTGACGGTACACAGTAAAGCTGACATGAGCTTTCTAAACGATACCCCTCAGGCAATGGAGTGTCGCGTTGCCGGCGTGGAGCCGCTGGATGGCAGCTGGTCCGCTGAGTGCTGTTCAGCCGTGAAACAGTTTCTGGTTGACAGGGTCCTGACTGTGAGGCTGGTGGAAACCGTGGATAATGTTCACGCACAAGCCGTGGACATCGAGCTTTCCATCGGTACAGTATGGTTGAAGTCCAAATAAGTACGCTTTGTGGCATAATGATGTTAACAAATCTTCTTTTAGGAAAGCGTCTGAGCTCATTCCTCATCGAGCGGGGTTTTGTAAAGAAAACAGTCAGTTCACCAACAGTGCAAGATATAAGTAAGCTTGCATTATGCCCTTTCTCTATTTTTTGTTGTCTCCAGAGTTGGTGTGCAGTTGTGaagatttttgtgttatcaGGAAGTTGACAGTGTCCGTATCCTTATGGGGCTTCCCCGTAGGTGCCATGCTGGATGCTTCCTTGCAAAACTTCAAGCGCCAATCTCAGGGGAAGGACGACAACAGATGGGCTCAGCCACCCGAGCCTCTCACGCAGGCAGTGGGCGACTCCTTTTCTATCGTGGTCACGCACTTCCAGTCACCTGATAACATGATTGTGCAGAAGGTGGAGAATGCTGGTCAGTGTTTCTCTCGCAactcaagaaaaacaaacttaaactacagtacgtacagtaattactTTATAAAACTTCTTAtaaaagtttttctttattgaaaaacatgaaacaaatgtttttttgttttttgttttggtggaggagatggaacagatgaatggcatttcaatgaATTTTGAGACAGATCTTTAACTTGACAGGCGTGATTCAGGAGTTGCAGGTGAATTTGAGGCAACATTGCAGTCAGGCGTCTGCACCCCAAAACTTCAGACCAGCACCCGGCACCGTCTGCTGCGCACAGTTCTCAGGTACCAAACTCATGTGCTGTACATTTGACGCACCGCAATTGGACATCGTGGTTGCCACTACTGTATATCCTCTGTGGCCTGCTTGTGGTCTTCCAGAAGACAAGCAGTGGTACCGGGCCAAAGTGCTGGCGTACTCCTCAGAGAAGCGCGTCTGTGTTGGCTACATTGATTTCGGCAATTCTGAGGATGTGAATATAGACCACTTGAAACCCATCAACTCGTCACTACTCGCCTCGCCAATGCAGGCCATGCCTTGTGGTCTAGCAGGTTAAGACCTTTAGAGTAATTCTTTATGAATTCTTTGAAGTTTGTGGTTATATGCTACCCCCTGCTGGTCATTAATGTGCTCCTGCATAGGGTGCTGTGTTTTGGGAAATTAACAACTTCCAGTAATTCTCTGACTAGATCTGTCATTGGAATTCTTCCAGGGATACAGCCTATTGGAGAGAGCTGGTCTGAGGAGTGCCTGTTGGCCTTGCAGAGAAGGGTGTCCAACAGAATCCTGCATGTGGGAATTGAAGGGGCGCACGAGGGCAAAGCTCTCGTCACCATGATCGACGAGGCCAGCGACCCTCAGGCCAACGTCGCTGAGCTGCTCATCTCCGCTGGTTACGCCACGCCTCCTCCGTTTCCTGTTAAGGCCGACGACGTCTCACTGGCTGAGCAGGCTGCTCCAGAACCACCCTGTAAGACAAATACACTGGAATCTCCACAaccgttttgctttttctttggctttataGTGGAACATCACTGCAGTgatggcaaaaataaaaattatgatGCAAACTATAGAACCAGAAAATGACCACACAATGAATTAAGTACTTTGCAATAAAATTTAACAATTACACATAGAAATTAATTTGCCCAAGCAGATCCTAACGTAATTGCACTTGTTATACACTACACCAGTGATTCAAACCACTGCGGGAAATGATCTACTATTTCATTTAATTAGTGTGAAAATGTACTTACTACatataatgcatctttgttcatctatgccagcgacgtatggtgacaggaagaacaaataaatacttatccactagatggcagaggGTTTAATTAACCTTTTGTATCCAGCAgttgtcattcatacaacagaataatagtaAATATGTAAGTAAATTGTGAGATGATCATTTGTTCTTGTTTGGCGGTGCACTATGAGATTTTCATTGTGGATAGTACAGTATGCACCTTGTCTCATTAACTGTTGGGAAACATTGAACTaaacccaagcctgattaaTTCTCAAATGCCACTATGTGACAGTATCACTCTGCTAACAACTTCCTGTTCCCTTTCCATTCGGTGTCTTTGTGGTATTTCCAACACGTCTCGAttaatctcaataaattactgtaatatccatccatctctccatcttctgagccgcttcccctcactaggttcgcggtcgtgctggagcctatcccagctatcatcgggcaggaggcggggtacactctgaactggttgccagccaatcattactgtaataaatgaaattaaataaaagaaaatagctAGTACCACTATGGCTAACACAAACGGTTTTTAACaattgaattctttttttttccttttttttccccctgattaatcgatgaatcacatttataaaaaaaaaattaaaaaaaaaataaaatatatatatatatatatatatatatatacacacacacacacacacacacacacatacacattccctttttcaaaaataggacatttcaaattgacagtgcagtaAATGCGCcaacataaattgattaggTTTCAGTTACTAGTTTGGTCCGtagcatgtcagaaaataggcgcAAATTTTGATCGTTCTTTTCAAAGGTAGAATGTTtggaaatgtcttattttgataaaacacaaagatgatcagtctgctttcacggaggactacagaaatctgagagtATTTACTTtcaagaggctgaaattctgaggatttggactgTTTcaatttaaacaacaacaacaacaaatgatgCATCGATTAGGGAAAGAGTTgttgatttaatttaataatcaattagttgttgCGCCTCTAGTCATCATTGATGTCATCCTCAGCGCCGTTGCCTGTATGCGAGCCTCTGTCGTGGGCCTCAGTTGAGCTTACCACTGATGGCCAGCCAGTAGTGCTGTTCACCGTTATCGTCAACAACCCTGGAGAGTTTTTCTGCCACATTGACAATCCTGCAGGTATGCACATTTGTGATGATAAATCAAGTTTCTTTTGACCGCAAGGcacagaaatgtaatgtttgGAAATTCTGTATGTTTTTTAGTTAATCAGCGAATGGTGGGGCTCGCAGCTGAGGTGAAGCAGCATTGTGAGGCGGATGCGGTGGCTTTTGAACCCAAAGTTGGGGAACCCTGCTGTGCCATGTTTCCAGGTATTTCgaccaaaacaattttttactgTTGTGTATATTGCTCACACATTTGTTCCTCAGGTGACGGCGTCTGGTACCGTGCGATGGTCAACAGTCAGTCTGAAGACATGGTAGCTGTGAACTTTGTGGACTATGGTTACAGCATGGAAGTGGAAAGAAGAAACCTTTGCTCCATTACGTCTCCAATCCTTCAGCTGCCTTTCCAGGCTGTTCGCTGCTTTCTCTCAGGTAAACACATTACCTTTCTTTGGACACAACAGGGCAGGAGAAGCAGTGTCAAACGTCTGTCATTCCGTCACACAAAGACACATGgaaaagtattacatttttctGCCTGTTAAGTGCTGCTGgcataaatgaacaaaaatgaagaaaatgagatGAGAAAATGataatgcaaaatatgcaaaacaGTAGATTTTCTTAAGTCGACGCATTCTGAACCATAAACCACACCATAAAACTGAGATACGAACCGAACCGGATTTTGTGAATCGTTCCACCTGTGATATACTTAGATAGCAGTCTTAAATGATTGTGTAGCCGCAGAGTTGAGAGGTTGCTTAGTGCTTGACTCCGCTCATCGACAAACAACACTATTGATTGTCTCAACAAATGCAGCCAGTGGGGCACGAGTTTGCTCATCACAAAGTAATTCACACTTGTTAGGCTACTATTTGAAGGGCCGTCATTTCAATGCGTCACATTTGCTAACCTTTCGCTCTTTGAACGCAGACGATCCCGCTTAATGAGCTGTTTGGCTCCACTGTTCCCTCCTGTGGTCTGTGTTGCTCTGCAGACGATCTTTCGACTTGCCCTTACTGTTGGCCGTGTGAGCAACATATTTCCACATCTCACTCCGTGCCTCTTTTTCATAAACTGTTGCATGAAGCCAGCTCTGTTAGCTCTGCTTGGATGAGTCAAAGAATACGGATGAAAGGAAAGCCACAGTGAAGCAAATTCTGAAGAATAAAACCCCTGTAAACATTTTATCATGATATCGTTCCGGTTTTCAGGAAATTTCCACAAAATGGttcttgtgtgcatgtttgcttTAAGGTGTGGAGCCAGTGGGTTCAGAGTGGAGCAGAGAAGCCATCTTTTGGTTCCAAACGCAAGTGGCTGGCGAGAAGCTGTCCGCACGCGTCTTTTCTTTCAGCAAACAGGGATATGGCGTGGAGCTGGAGTGCAGAGGGCGTAGCGTCGCAGCTGGTCTCATCTCGAATCTCCTTGCCAGATGTCCTGGAGAAATTCCCCAAAAGGCACATTCAGGCTCATCTCCAGGGGCTGAGCAGCGAGAGGGCCTACGAGAGACGGAGCGCAGCCAAACGAAAGCCTCCAAACAGATGACCACAGTGGAGTTGCTGCCATCAGGTCAGCGAGAGTATCAGCATTCTTAAGTGTAGTTTTCAACATTTGTCATCCTGTGACCCACACTTCCTATTGTTGCCGCATTGTGACAGTTTTATAGAAGTTGagagcaataaagaaaatgcatTGTTCAAACATAGCCTTTGAGTGAACGCCCATTTATCGTGGGGGATACGCTCAAGAGTCAAGACCTATGcgtaataggtgaaaatctacactatatataaaaaaaaaaaaaacttagttgTACCCCTCTCATCTATCACACTTTAGACACACCTAAACTTATTAAAAGATGTTTAAATTGATCAAACATACATTAtatgcagatttttgctattcgcagtcCGTCCTGGTCCCTATACCCTGCGAATagcggggtccactgtaatacAAATAGCACAATTACGCAAAACATGGCCACAAATTTTCACATATCTTGGTACTGagctcttctttttaggaaagacTCTTTCCTAATATGTTCCATGTAGGAAATGTATGGTATAGAGGAGAACTGAATACAAATACAGGTACCGTTACACCCctagtaaaaatgtttttgacacaatcatcaaaatattgCTGTTTGTCAAATAATAAGTGTCCAACCTGGGATGCACTTTAAATATTTAAGTGTCTGTGGGTCCTCAATGTACGATGTTCTTCTGCTCCTACGGCGACAAGCTAACTCGAAATCGTGCGCAAGTTGGAAGGCGCATTCGTCTATCACTGACCTATGCTAATGCAGTACTGAAGTCTGAATTACAataaatttgaaagaaaaacacttaAGCCGAAAATGAGACgatccaatgaaaaacagtaaatacagCGCTAACTGAGCGTGCTGTGtcacatgacatatttttacaccactgagcaaactagttcattgcgcaTCATTCAAAACCTCAAAACATATGACTGAAGGTCAaccctcacattttttttactacctGTCCTTGACCCACCGGTTGAGAAGCACTGCTTAAATAAAAGGAATGATTGACAATTCAGGATCATGATTAGAATGTGGCCCTCCTCCTGCAGGTCCAGCCTTCCCAGTGGACTGGAAGACAGTAGAACTGCCCACCACTGGGCCCTTCAAGCCTTACATCGCAGCTGTTACCAGTCCTTCCCTCTTCTATCTGCTCAGCCCCAACCAGGGTCAGAACACTTAAATCTCATTCTGACCATAAAGTGTTCAAATTTGCTTTGACCTCCTGCTGTTGTTGCTGCAGTGGATCAGCAGAAGCTCCAGGAGATGATGCTGGAGCTGGCCACATTGTGCAACAGCAATCAGGCCACTTTGTCCTCATGCACTGACCAGAAGAAACTCAGGCCTGGGGCCGCCTGCTGCGCCCAGTTCACTGGTGAAGAACACacattcaaaatatttgttggctgttttaacaaaaatgacatttctggTCCTTGAAAAATATTCAAGCATCCACTTTTCATGTTGACTGACTTGAGACCCCACCTGCAGTTGGTGCTCTAAGCTGGTAATTTTGTGTCTGCTAGTGCATACGCAGGTAATTACACAGCGTGTGCACAGCCGAGCTTAGGAGCGGCTCCCGTTTAAACACGACATGCAATCAGCCTAGCATGCATTCCGCAGGCCGGCTAACAACAGGGTCCAGTTTAATGGCGTTTTCAGGGCACTTCTGTGAAAAGGCAGGTAAAggtgtgtgaagtgtcagtttTCAGGCTTTTGTGACAAAGCAAACTTTGGGTAAAAAATGCTTCAGTATGTGCaacaggtgtgttatgtgaaaTAACACTAATTACTTCATCTTGCCCTTCCAGTGATACAGAAATATGCAGCAACAAATTGTGAACTCTTCTGATAATTGTTTAACCTGTAAAATAGGGATGTGTTCCCATACGTTTTATTTGGATTGAGCTCTCTTTCTGACGTCTT containing:
- the tdrd1 gene encoding tudor domain-containing protein 1 isoform X1 — protein: MHLFSNYRPSVFAMNNPFPLSSVRPNLPLRKPSSSPVLCPFPNLVMPADSPARPAALSPGAGPISPPASGEKPAALGAVPSPVYLCHFCGQQGNLRCTRCKKATYCSVTCQSEDWKGHRQMCVPANPEPAKEKPNQTAALLTLLKNNNILNSKQKDAMEPPRVYLKDLHPININKGTDIQASVVEFYNPGRFFLLVQSPELLEILQSISSQLQKSPSCPSSPPYVPRVGEVCTAQFSGDLIWYRGLVQKLAADKRTARMLYIDYGNEEDVPMDRIRPLPADLEPFHPCAMECRVAGVEPLDGSWSAECCSAVKQFLVDRVLTVRLVETVDNVHAQAVDIELSIGKRLSSFLIERGFVKKTVSSPTVQDISAMLDASLQNFKRQSQGKDDNRWAQPPEPLTQAVGDSFSIVVTHFQSPDNMIVQKVENAGQCFSRNSRKTNLNYSVIQELQVNLRQHCSQASAPQNFRPAPGTVCCAQFSEDKQWYRAKVLAYSSEKRVCVGYIDFGNSEDVNIDHLKPINSSLLASPMQAMPCGLAGIQPIGESWSEECLLALQRRVSNRILHVGIEGAHEGKALVTMIDEASDPQANVAELLISAGYATPPPFPVKADDVSLAEQAAPEPPSPLPVCEPLSWASVELTTDGQPVVLFTVIVNNPGEFFCHIDNPAVNQRMVGLAAEVKQHCEADAVAFEPKVGEPCCAMFPGDGVWYRAMVNSQSEDMVAVNFVDYGYSMEVERRNLCSITSPILQLPFQAVRCFLSGVEPVGSEWSREAIFWFQTQVAGEKLSARVFSFSKQGYGVELECRGRSVAAGLISNLLARCPGEIPQKAHSGSSPGAEQREGLRETERSQTKASKQMTTVELLPSGPAFPVDWKTVELPTTGPFKPYIAAVTSPSLFYLLSPNQVDQQKLQEMMLELATLCNSNQATLSSCTDQKKLRPGAACCAQFTADDTWYRAVVVEVGDNNEVAVIYADYGNTEKLSVSRILPIPEHLLQLPFTIARCALTGREHFPAVWPPEVLQIFHSLLLDGILATVLSFDGFTNILTVTLPAEKSGVHVTALIIDALESHKVQSAHSQSAATKAEQMTPVVHKSVENTEEAAGPAVSLELTPHNPHQIKTTAAELQKNSQTHACCCQSLETKIDRLEQMIVRIEQMMELRVSSSK
- the tdrd1 gene encoding tudor domain-containing protein 1 isoform X3 — its product is MHLFSNYRPSVFAMNNPFPLSSVRPNLPLRKPSSSPVLCPFPNLVMPADSPARPAALSPGAGPISPPASGEKPAALGAVPSPVYLCHFCGQQGNLRCTRCKKATYCSVTCQSEDWKGHRQMCVPANPEPAKEKPNQTAALLTLLKNNNILNSKQKDAMEPPRVYLKDLHPININKGTDIQASVVEFYNPGRFFLLVQSPELLEILQSISSQLQKSPSCPSSPPYVPRVGEVCTAQFSGDLIWYRGLVQKLAADKRTARMLYIDYGNEEDVPMDRIRPLPADLEPFHPCAMECRVAGVEPLDGSWSAECCSAVKQFLVDRVLTVRLVETVDNVHAQAVDIELSIGKRLSSFLIERGFVKKTVSSPTVQDISAMLDASLQNFKRQSQGKDDNRWAQPPEPLTQAVGDSFSIVVTHFQSPDNMIVQKVENAGVIQELQVNLRQHCSQASAPQNFRPAPGTVCCAQFSEDKQWYRAKVLAYSSEKRVCVGYIDFGNSEDVNIDHLKPINSSLLASPMQAMPCGLAGIQPIGESWSEECLLALQRRVSNRILHVGIEGAHEGKALVTMIDEASDPQANVAELLISAGYATPPPFPVKADDVSLAEQAAPEPPSPLPVCEPLSWASVELTTDGQPVVLFTVIVNNPGEFFCHIDNPAVNQRMVGLAAEVKQHCEADAVAFEPKVGEPCCAMFPGDGVWYRAMVNSQSEDMVAVNFVDYGYSMEVERRNLCSITSPILQLPFQAVRCFLSGVEPVGSEWSREAIFWFQTQVAGEKLSARVFSFSKQGYGVELECRGRSVAAGLISNLLARCPGEIPQKAHSGSSPGAEQREGLRETERSQTKASKQMTTVELLPSGPAFPVDWKTVELPTTGPFKPYIAAVTSPSLFYLLSPNQVDQQKLQEMMLELATLCNSNQATLSSCTDQKKLRPGAACCAQFTADDTWYRAVVVEVGDNNEVAVIYADYGNTEKLSVSRILPIPEHLLQLPFTIARCALTGREHFPAVWPPEVLQIFHSLLLDGILATVLSFDGFTNILTVTLPAEKSGVHVTALIIDALESHKVQSAHSQSAATKAEQMTPVVHKSVENTEEAAGPAVSLELTPHNPHQIKTTAAELQKNSQTHACCCQSLETKIDRLEQMIVRIEQMMELRVSSSK